Genomic window (Nymphaea colorata isolate Beijing-Zhang1983 chromosome 1, ASM883128v2, whole genome shotgun sequence):
TAAAACAGATTAATGATTAACCATACATCCTCCATATATGGGTCTTTCACCATCAATTGCGTGCATGCACCATCATACCACAGATGTCATTCTTTCTATTGTTTTAGAACATTTCTGCAGGAATGGAACTACAAGGTCTATAACACAGATTAGCAAAGATGACAAAAAATTTACCTGTGCAGTTAAGGATTTAATTACTTCTTTAGCTGCCTTGCACTTTGCAGATTCTTCAGCAGCCAGTGACATAGCCTCCTGAGCCTTTTTTGCAGATTTCTGCAGCTCATATTCTTGGAATTCACATTTTTGCCTGAGACTCTCAACCTAGAGGACAAGAGCGAAGACATAcaaaatgatgatgatatccactggagaaagaaaaaatccgATATGCAAGTAATTCCTTTACCTGGGTCCGTAACTTCTGCACTTCCTGACTCAAAAGTTCATTTGTCCTTTTAAGTCCATCAGCAATACTTTTAGAAAAGGAAAGCCCTCCTCCTGTTGGAACAGGGGTCACAGAACGAGGAGGACTGGACTTCCTTGAAAAAGGTGACACAGCTCGAGAATTCATCACAGATTGCAGAGCTGGAGTGCTCAATGGCTTGGGAATAACACGAGCTACTGCACCTGGTAAAGAAATGTCTTTAAACTGTAACAAAGCAGCCATCTGTGAAGGTAGAATTGGCGACAAGGAATCAGGTTTCTTGCCATGTCTGTTTGCTTTGCTGTCTGTATATTCAACAAGGTCCGATTTAGAAGATTTGATCTCAAGCCTGTCTAACCTGTCTTTGTTTTCGCCCGATAGACGAGGTACAACACTCTTTTTGTTATTACCACCACCTTCTGATATTTTGCTAAGTTTGAAGTAACAAGAATCACAAACACGATATGCTTTTCCAGGGTTAGGAGACAAAGCTGCTCTTAATGCTTTTTTGGAGCTGCAGGAATGACAATGAACAAGCCCACAATTGTAGCAATGATGTTTCTTTCTCGTAAAGCCAAATGCCTGCCTGCATGCTGAGCATTGCGATTGGTCATTGGCAGATACCCACCTATGAAGACATATAGCAGCAGTAAAGTTTGAGCCACAACAGATGTGTTTAACGTGCCTATCTTTCAGGGCTTCAACAAGTGTGGGTGATTTCCGATCTTCAATATCCCCATGGCCTAATCTTCCATTAGCTCCTTTTCCCCAAGTATAGACTTCATTTCTTGACGTCAAGGCGGCAACGTGGTAGGAACCACAGGAAATTTCTTCAATGGATTCACTTACAAGCTTATCTTCTATTAAACAAGGTACCTTGCCATCAGACTGAGGGTTGCCAAGCTGACCATAAACAGTACTGCCCATGGTGAAAACATGCCCCGATGTAGTCAGTCCAACTGTAAGGCTATGTCCACATGCCACCTTATGAAAGTTATACTCAATAAGGGAAGGCACACAAGTAGGAACAGTCCGTGTCTCTTTGTCTCCATGGCCAAGACGGTTCTTGTCTCCATCGCCCCAGGTGAACAACTTACCTGAGGAAAGGCTAGCACTAGATTGTGTCACAATGACCTCTACAACTGCAGCAGTATGCCATACTCCACATGCCACTGCAATTGTCCTCAGCCCCTTCAAAGATTCAACTTCCTTTGGGAACCAAACACTTGCTCGGTCACCATGCCCCAAGACACCAAAGGTCCCATCACCAAAAGTAAATAATTGCCCAGTTGAAGTTATTAAGGCAGTATGCCATGCACCACAAGAAACTGCCGCAACCTGGATTCCTTCCAGAGGTCCACAAACTCTCTTGGGTATCCAGTGGCTAACATCACTGCCATGGCCAAGAAGTCCGGCATTATGTGTGCCATCACCCCATGTGAAAAGATCACCGGCCAGAGTAACTGCACAAGTATGGAACTCACCACAAGCGACAAAATCAACATTACAAGCTGCAAATGACTCGATAAGCCGAGGCTGACTAGCGTCCATTAAAACCCCATGCCCAAGCCGGCCACCAGATTCCTCACCCCAGGTATAAACTTCACCTTGTCTGCTGACAAGTGCAGCATGTCTACCCCCACAAGAAACACCATGAACATCCAACAAAATGTTTGATTCAAGAGGCCTAGGAACCAATAGGTCAATCCTAGGAGCTCTACCATTAACATTATTCAGAGAAGCATCAGACAAGATTTGCCCCCAGACGTACACATCTCCTAAAGCATCACAATCGTCCTGAGCAGAACCCTGACTAGAAGAGCTAGGGGCACTTGAAACACTGACTCGGTATACATCTGAACTTGCTCCTCTAACTTGCATATTTGTATTATCTATCCCTACATCTGATCTAACTGAAGTCGTCACACTCTCAAAAGATTGAGCTCTCCTCGAGTTTTCTATGCTCACACTGGTGGAACTTTTCTGAGAGCTGATCTCTATGGTGTTACCAAGCGAAATTTCGCTTGGACTGCTAGATGTGAGAACACAATTATCCTGAAAATTTACCATGAATATGGACATCACTGTAAAGTTGggaatttttcatcaatttattTATCAAGATTTAGCACAGGGGACTCCAAAAGGCTTAAAGCAAAAATCAAAGcagaaaacaacattttttcgAAACCAAATATTATTTTCCATAGATGctacaaatatatacatatgacatatcatttgtatatatgtatgtatatacacatgcaAAGCATGAATACACACAGCCCcacaacacacacatataaataaTATGGTCAGCAGCACAAGGTGacatgaaacagaaaagagCAACTGCAACTATCAATAAAAATATGGCAGTCAAACTAGAGAAAAAGTTTACATCAAAATATAGGCCTCCATCACTCCGGCCATCTATTTTTGACCGCCCCCTTTGGCCAGAAGAAATCAATGCCTTCAGTCCAGCAAACCAAACTTCAGCCTCAATCTTATCCTTGCAGATCTACAGAACCGAATAGAAGATATATTTTGCTAAGAATCAGATAATTTTGACTTAGAGAAGCCAAgcataaaaaaaagcaaaaaagaactTACCAGATCAAGAGACTGCTCACCATTGTCATAGATCAACGAAAAGGACAGATAATCCTTCTCAGGGCATAAATTTCGCTTGAAAATTGGCTGGAAAAAGCATTCGTGAAATTTTATTAATAGAGACAAGGATCTTCTCCGACaaaaaagttttctttcttcAGAATGTAAGAGACTTTAACTATATTTGAAACAGAAGCCAATCAAATTCTTCTTAAACACTAACAAGAATTTCAATAATC
Coding sequences:
- the LOC116257934 gene encoding PH, RCC1 and FYVE domains-containing protein 1-like, whose product is MADLASYGSSERDIEQALIALKKGTQLLKYGRKGKPKFCPFRLSKDESTLIWFSSGEEKKLKIASISKIVPGQRTPIFKRNLCPEKDYLSFSLIYDNGEQSLDLICKDKIEAEVWFAGLKALISSGQRGRSKIDGRSDGGLYFDDNCVLTSSSPSEISLGNTIEISSQKSSTSVSIENSRRAQSFESVTTSVRSDVGIDNTNMQVRGASSDVYRVSVSSAPSSSSQGSAQDDCDALGDVYVWGQILSDASLNNVNGRAPRIDLLVPRPLESNILLDVHGVSCGGRHAALVSRQGEVYTWGEESGGRLGHGVLMDASQPRLIESFAACNVDFVACGEFHTCAVTLAGDLFTWGDGTHNAGLLGHGSDVSHWIPKRVCGPLEGIQVAAVSCGAWHTALITSTGQLFTFGDGTFGVLGHGDRASVWFPKEVESLKGLRTIAVACGVWHTAAVVEVIVTQSSASLSSGKLFTWGDGDKNRLGHGDKETRTVPTCVPSLIEYNFHKVACGHSLTVGLTTSGHVFTMGSTVYGQLGNPQSDGKVPCLIEDKLVSESIEEISCGSYHVAALTSRNEVYTWGKGANGRLGHGDIEDRKSPTLVEALKDRHVKHICCGSNFTAAICLHRWVSANDQSQCSACRQAFGFTRKKHHCYNCGLVHCHSCSSKKALRAALSPNPGKAYRVCDSCYFKLSKISEGGGNNKKSVVPRLSGENKDRLDRLEIKSSKSDLVEYTDSKANRHGKKPDSLSPILPSQMAALLQFKDISLPGAVARVIPKPLSTPALQSVMNSRAVSPFSRKSSPPRSVTPVPTGGGLSFSKSIADGLKRTNELLSQEVQKLRTQVESLRQKCEFQEYELQKSAKKAQEAMSLAAEESAKCKAAKEVIKSLTAQLKDMAERLPPGVYDNDGLRPMYVPNGVEPSTVHRPAASEENQHHVHANHYQPAEPPNLTGLSGQTHSLGDDRVATNSTNSHLREPENSTMQNGEENLPLAKSSTGTTRAESEPVQNGTKGSIPTLAGGNQVEAEWIEQYEPGVYITLLALRDGTKDIKRVRFSRKRFSERQAETWWSENREKVFEKYDVRGEEKASVGSSAQTGQ